In Erigeron canadensis isolate Cc75 chromosome 1, C_canadensis_v1, whole genome shotgun sequence, a single window of DNA contains:
- the LOC122593577 gene encoding desiccation protectant protein Lea14 homolog, whose amino-acid sequence MASLIDAAKEFVTDAVASIEKPEASVTDVNVKRVKFGSVTYNAKVNVSNPYSTPIPIGEIRYILKSFGSVIVTGAIPDPGSLKGNGDTMLDVEINVPHSVLISLLKDIVTDWDIDYELQVNLVVDLPVIGEFSIPVTTSGQVKLPTVNNYFTKLEGYPRNVALVVVAGLVVVAVAWWWRPNVKA is encoded by the exons atggcttcTTTGATTGACGCGGCTAAAGAATTCGTTACAGATGCAGTTGCAAGCATAGAGAAGCCCGAAGCAAGTGTGACTGATGTCAATGTGAAACGTGTCAAGTTTGGTTCGGTCACATACAATGCTAAGGTCAATGTTTCGAATCCTTACAGCACACCTATTCCAATTGGCGAGATACGTTACATTCTCAAAAGCTTTGGCAG TGTGATTGTGACAGGCGCGATCCCTGATCCGGGTTCACTAAAAGGAAATGGTGACACAATGCTAGATGTCGAGATTAACGTACCACATAGTGTTTTAATAAGCTTGCTAAAGGACATTGTTACAGATTGGGACATCGATTACGAGCTTCAAGTCAATCTTGTTGTTGATCTCCCCGTCATTGGTGAGTTTAGCATTCCAGTAACTACCAGTGGCCAGGTCAAGCTCCCTACGGTCAACAACTATTTTACTAAACTAGAGGGGTATCCGCGTAATGTGGCACTGGTGGTAGTGGCGGGGTTGGTGGTCGTGGCAGTGGCATGGTGGTGGCGGCCAAATGTAAAAGCTTAA